In a genomic window of Pedosphaera parvula Ellin514:
- a CDS encoding Ig-like domain-containing protein: MPSALILLLGLLVCIPLSASDFYVSPGGSPKGNGTMVSPWDLQTALNQPSVVNPGDTIWLRGGTHSISNRPTKFISQLSGADGQPITVRQYPGERATVDGNIMQTSGGWVNYWGFEIMNSQQFGLTNFPTRLSPQPGPFPTTWYINYNGRILDFTVSGFDLRAPNCKLINLIVHDNIGGGIGIDIAAGNTETYGCLSYFNGWQGLDRAHGHGLYGQNADPAQKSVTDCIVFNNFALGMQATGAGPTPIADNFDIEGNAFFLNGALAASHQANLLVGPFQGVAKNPVIRTNFIYDTQGTGSDFNLGNSAGALVQGNYFQTSVMLSTNINLIMEGNTFVSGILRVDPCTYPNNSYLINLPTSNFIAIRPNKYEPGRANIIVYNWENLNSVSVDASGFLPIGTAFEVRNAQDFFGSPVLTGTYDGTPLDIPLTGLSVAQPIGIAPPPSSGPAFGAFIVLPLNAANSALPRTSKAKTSQKVYIPVEAGAGKVTAPMRLVRNTSSPARQFASSRTAKQGSIVFNIEIPVSGTYVIWAKVFSPTPAHGSFFVSVDGGSEDLYDNLEGKWSSAWPWTLVNSRGSKAAVSLDGRRFDLVQGPHSITFRAQEAASALNRILVTDDLAFMPKDIVAPTQTLPAPANSTTRFNQNVFLCNATNLFGDSMTLSIPTPYTSQRGIVSISGKEVLYTPRQGFLGNDRFTYLLTTVQGDSSAGTVMVRVQSSAVIKVGSSP, from the coding sequence ATGCCTTCAGCACTCATTCTACTATTGGGCCTTCTTGTTTGCATTCCATTGTCGGCGTCCGATTTCTACGTTTCGCCAGGCGGCTCGCCAAAAGGGAATGGAACAATGGTAAGCCCGTGGGATTTGCAGACCGCTTTGAATCAACCATCCGTTGTAAACCCGGGTGACACAATCTGGTTGCGTGGAGGGACGCATTCCATTTCCAATCGTCCAACAAAATTCATCAGCCAATTGTCAGGGGCTGACGGCCAGCCGATTACCGTCCGTCAATATCCGGGCGAACGGGCAACCGTGGATGGCAACATCATGCAGACGTCCGGTGGCTGGGTGAACTATTGGGGCTTTGAAATAATGAATTCCCAACAGTTTGGACTTACTAATTTTCCCACCCGGCTCAGCCCGCAACCCGGACCGTTTCCGACGACCTGGTATATAAACTACAATGGCCGAATACTCGATTTCACGGTGAGCGGATTCGATCTTCGGGCGCCCAACTGCAAGCTGATCAACCTCATCGTACACGATAATATTGGCGGGGGGATTGGCATAGACATTGCCGCCGGGAATACTGAAACCTACGGTTGCCTTTCCTATTTCAATGGCTGGCAAGGACTCGACCGCGCTCATGGGCACGGGCTCTACGGGCAAAATGCAGATCCGGCTCAGAAGAGTGTGACCGACTGCATAGTGTTCAATAATTTTGCATTAGGCATGCAGGCAACGGGAGCCGGTCCGACTCCCATTGCCGATAATTTTGATATTGAGGGAAATGCTTTCTTTCTGAATGGCGCGCTCGCGGCCAGCCATCAAGCCAACCTGCTGGTTGGTCCCTTTCAAGGTGTCGCGAAAAATCCAGTCATTCGCACAAATTTTATTTACGATACCCAGGGAACCGGATCGGATTTTAATCTCGGCAATTCTGCTGGTGCATTGGTGCAAGGCAACTATTTTCAAACCAGCGTAATGCTTTCGACAAATATCAATTTGATTATGGAAGGGAACACCTTTGTCAGTGGCATTCTTCGCGTAGACCCGTGCACTTATCCAAATAACAGCTATTTAATTAATCTGCCTACCTCCAATTTTATCGCTATTCGACCAAATAAATATGAACCCGGCAGGGCCAATATAATCGTTTACAACTGGGAGAACCTTAACTCAGTCTCAGTCGATGCATCGGGTTTTCTTCCCATCGGCACTGCCTTCGAAGTTAGGAACGCCCAGGATTTTTTTGGCTCTCCCGTTTTAACGGGCACGTACGACGGCACTCCTTTGGACATTCCGCTCACGGGATTATCAGTAGCTCAACCAATCGGCATCGCTCCTCCACCGTCTTCAGGGCCGGCATTTGGGGCTTTTATAGTTCTCCCGCTGAATGCCGCGAACAGTGCCTTGCCCAGGACCTCAAAAGCGAAGACCAGTCAAAAGGTTTATATTCCTGTCGAAGCTGGAGCAGGGAAGGTTACGGCTCCCATGCGCCTTGTTCGCAATACTTCGTCCCCTGCACGCCAGTTTGCATCCTCTCGCACTGCAAAGCAGGGAAGTATTGTGTTCAACATCGAGATCCCAGTTTCGGGAACTTACGTAATTTGGGCCAAAGTTTTTTCGCCCACACCTGCACATGGCTCGTTCTTCGTCTCAGTAGACGGAGGGAGTGAAGACCTTTATGACAACTTGGAAGGCAAGTGGTCCTCTGCCTGGCCATGGACTCTGGTCAATAGTCGCGGAAGCAAGGCGGCTGTAAGCCTGGATGGAAGAAGGTTCGATCTGGTCCAGGGACCTCACTCGATCACGTTCCGTGCCCAGGAGGCAGCATCAGCCCTGAACCGTATTCTGGTAACCGATGATCTGGCTTTTATGCCCAAGGATATTGTGGCTCCGACTCAGACACTTCCTGCGCCCGCGAACAGCACAACTCGGTTCAACCAGAATGTTTTCCTGTGCAATGCCACCAATTTATTTGGTGATTCCATGACCTTAAGTATTCCGACTCCCTATACATCTCAGCGCGGAATCGTGAGCATTTCCGGAAAGGAGGTCCTTTATACGCCACGCCAAGGTTTCCTTGGCAATGATAGGTTCACTTACCTTTTAACCACCGTTCAGGGAGACAGTAGCGCAGGTACCGTGATGGTAAGAGTACAATCATCCGCCGTGATCAAAGTCGGATCTTCCCCCTGA